From the Zymomonas mobilis subsp. pomaceae ATCC 29192 genome, the window GTTGTTACGCTGTGGAATCACCCTATTTGCAGCTTTTTTTTCAGTTATCTTTCTTAACCTTTTGTTGAACGGGACAAGGGCGGTTATCGCACTTCATCAGCGATTAGCGCCCCCTTCTTTACAACATGGCTTCGGCACCGATGCGCTTGGGCGGGATATATTCCAACAAGTCATGCTTGCTTCTGGTTATTCCAGCTTGATTGCCTTACCAGCCGTTGCTTTAGGCCTTTTATTAGGCGTTCCCATAGGCCTTATTGCGGCTGTCCAAAAAGGATGGTTAAGCACTTGCTTAATGCAGAGCGTCGATATTCTTTTTGCCTTTCCGGCATTAATCGCGGCCTTGTTACTCCAATTATTATTCGGTTCTGGGCCCTTAGATGCGTTAATGGCTATCACGCTTTATGCTATTCCCGTTTTTGCACGGGTGGCTTGTAGCCATGGAAGAACCATAGCAACCTTTGATTTTATAACGGCGGCACGTCTTTCTGGACAAAATCGGATCGCTATCGCTTTTGATCATATTCTACCCAATATTAAAGTCGCATTATTGACTCAAGCGAGCAGTCAATGTGCCTTTGCTTTTATTGCCGAAGCTGGATTGGCCTATATTGGTATTGGGATACAGCCGCCGATCCCCAGTCTTGGAAGAATGTTGGCAGAATCACAAAGTCTATTAACACGGGCACCATGGTTAGTTTTATGGCCGGGTTTCATGTTGTTTTGGATCATTACAGCCTGCCAGATGATGGGTGAAGGCTTGGTTCAGTACCCAGTAAAAGGCAAAAGATGACCCTTTTAGCGATAGAAGACTTATCTGTCCGATCAGGCGAACATTTCTTGCTAAAAAATATCCGCTTTCGCATTGGTCGGGGAGAGATTGTTGGGCTTTTGGGAGAATCTGGTTCTGGCAAATCAACCCTAGCCCGTAGTATTCTACGCTTGCTACCCCAAGAGGTGATAACAACAGGGGTTATTCGGCTGGGATCGACTAATCTTACCACCTTATCAGAAAAGCAAATGAACGGCTATCGCGGGCATGAAATCGCCTTTGTGGGGCAAGATTCTTTGCTTTTCCTTGATCCCCTGATGACGATTGGCAATCATATTGTCGAAAGTCTCAAGGCCACTTCAAAAAACACTGAAAAGCAATCCGAACACATAAATGAGGCTCTAGCTTGGGTAGGTTTACCCACCACCATGGCAAACCTCTATCCCTCTAACCTTTCTGGGGGGCAACGTCAGCGGGCAGCCCTTGCCATAGCGCTGGCATCCAAGCCAAGACTTCTGATCGCGGATGAACCCACCTCGGCTTTAGATGCCCTAACCGAACGTGAAATTATGGCAATATTCTCTCGTATAACGGAAGGCCGTCATACAGCGATATTATTAATCAGCCATAACGCAGCTATGGTAAGTCATCGAGCAGATCGTATTATCGTGCTAAAAAACGGCGAGATAATCGAAAAAAAAGCTGCCCGAAAATGGTGGTCAGCACCTTCTCACCCCTATAGTCAGGCTTTAATAAAGGCTGATCAGGCTCTAAGAATTGCGCCGCTCATTACAGAAAAACAAGCGCAGTCTCCTTTAACCGTAAAGCGCCCTTTATTAGAAATTAGTCATCTTTGTTATCAGCGCGATAAAAAAGTAGTTTTAGACGATATTAATCTGAAATTATTCAAAGGAGACAGAATAGCCCTTGTCGGTGAATCGGGTGCCGGTAAATCAACCTTGTTAAAGGTAATACTCGGTATTTTACCGATTTTATCAGGCGAAATCAGGGTTCAAGATCAGGCGATTTCCTTTCATTCTCATAAAGAACGGATCGCTTTTTATCGTAAAGTACAGGCTGTTTTCCAAGACCCAGCAAGCAGCCTTGATCCTCGCTGGCGGATTGCAAAAATAATAGGGGAGCCCTTGGCGCTTTATAAAGAGCGGTTTTCTTCAGAGGAAAAACAAAATCGTATAAGCCTGGCTTTGGAAGCGCTGGCATTACCGAGCACGTTGCAAAATGATTACCCTTCGACCCTGTCCGGTGGTCAACAACAGCGCGTTGCAATCGCTCGGGCGTTAATCAACAAACCTGAAATTTTGTTATTAGATGAAGCCTTTTCAGCGCTCGATACTATTAATCGGTTAGCTATCAGTAAACAGCTTATCAATTTATCTGAAAAAAATGGGATGGGTTGCCTACTCGTCACGCATGATCTGACCTTAGCGCGTTTTTTTGCAACGCGGATCATGATTCTTCATAACGGACATGTTATAGAAAATAATACAGTCGAGACTGTTTTTACAGCGCCTGCACATTATTATACCCAAAAGCTTATTCAAGCGTGGCGGGAAAATTACAATATTTGATTGCTTTTTTGTGGAAGAAACAAAGCGGCAGAGTATAAAGCAAATTCGCTTTTTTTAATCAGGGATGACCGAACAGTTATGAAAGCAACGATCGAACGCGCGACTTTACTAAAAAGTCTTAGCCATGTTCAATCGGTAGTAGAGCGGCGCAATACTATTCCTATTTTATCTAATGTTTTGATTGAAGCTGCCGCCGATGGTCGCGTCAAACTGATGGCTACTGACCTTGATTTGCAGGTTGTTGAAACTTTTTCAGCCGAAGTTGAGGACGCAGGTGAAACGACAGTTTCAGCGCATATGCTTTTTGAGATTGTGCGTAAATTACCGGACGGTACACAAATTCAACTCAATGCGTCTGATGGCAAAATGTTAATCGTCGCCGGTCGCTCACGTTTTAATCTGGCAACGCTTCCTCGCGATGATTTTCCGGTTATCAGTGAAAGCGAATTGCCCACCCATTTTGCCTTACCTACGGAAAGCTTACGGCAGATTATTGATAAAACCCGTTTTGCTATTTCGGTTGATGAAACGCGTTATTATCTCAATGGTATTTTTCTTCATACCTTGAAAAATGGCGAATCGGTTATGAAAGCGGCTGCAACCGATGGACATAGATTGGCCTGTGTCACTATCCCTTGTCCTTCTGGGGCAGAAGATATGCCCGACGTCATTATTCCCCGTAAATGCGTTTTAGAATTAAGAAAATTATTGGATGAATGTGACGATGAGGTCAAAATATCGCTCTCATCCAGCAAGATTTGCTTCGATCTCGGTCATGCTATTCTGACTTCTAAACTGATTGACGGGACTTTTCCTGATTATTCACGGGTTATTCCGGTCGCCAATGACAAATTGTTACGGGTTAATCCCAAAGCCCTGATGCAAGGGGTCGATCGTGTTGCCACCATCGCGAGTGAAAAGACGCGAGCAGTAAAAATGTCGTTAGATCAGGGACGTATTTCCCTCTCTGTGACGAGCCAAGAAAACGGCATGGCGACAGAAGAAGTGCTGGGTGAATACACATCCAATAGTTTTGAAATCGGTTTCAACGCCCGTTACCTGTTGGATATTTTAGGCCAAATTGAAAATGATATGGCTGAAATTCACTTGGCCGATGCGTCTGCGCCAACCTTAATCCGAGATTCAGATGAATCGCCTGCGCTTTACGTATTAATGCCGATGCGTGTGTGAGGGTATTGAACGAACCTATAATTTAAAAAGCCGCCCTACCAAGAGCGGCTTTTTTATTCTGGATCCCATTAGAGACGGGCGCGAATACCTCCATAAAAGGTGCGCCCTAATGTGCCATAGCGATAAGCTGTCTCGTAATATTTATTGGATAGATTTTCGACCCGACCAAAAAGCGTAAGATTTTTAGTAACCGGCATTTCTGCCCGTAAATCATAAAGCGTATAACCATGGTTAATAGCCGGATTAAGGCTATATTCGCCGTGAACCGTATCCCATGATTTCGATGCCCAACGAACAGCAATTCCGGTTACAAGACCAAACTTCCAGTGATAATCAGCGGAACCATTGGCTGTATTTTTAGGACGCCTTGGCAACTGATAGCCATAATCATATCCCGCGGAATGATCTTTTGCTGATGTCCATGTATAGTTACCGCTTAAAGTAATCCGCTTGATGTCAAGGCTAGCACTGACTTCAACCCCATGCGCTACGCTCCGATTGATATTAGCATAATATCCATAGCGCGGAATTGTGGTATTGGGTGTATAACAAATGGCTGGCAAATCACCGAAATAAGGACAGCTGAGATAGGCAATAAGATTATTGGACGTTCGCTGAAAATAATCTGCGGCTAAGGTCAGTCGTTTATGGAAGAAACGTTGTTCAAATCCCGCATCCCAACCGTGTGATTTTTCAGCTTTTAAATTTTGGTCACCATATTCGCTATAAAGCTGATACAAGGAAGGCGCATTAAAGCCTTGCCCATAATGCGCCCGAAAAACGGTGTTATCATGGTTAAAGGCCCACACACCGCCGCCCGAGAATAAAACATTGCCCCCGAATTGGGAACGATGATCATAACGCACACCGCCATCGACAGAGAAGCCTTTAATAATTTTGCCTTTTAACTGGCCATAGACGCTATTGATGTCCATACTACCTTTTGTGATAGTATCCCCATAAGCAGGGGATGAACTCCGCATAGCGCTATGCTCGTTTTCATAACCGAATATTAAATCCCAATTTTTAACCAAGGCAAGGCTGCCTTGATATTCCAGCCTTCGGGTATGTCCATTACCTAAGAAGGTTTGGGTATTATACGGTTCATAAGAAGGGCTAATATCACTTCTTTTTGTATTGGTGTAACTATATCCAAAACGATTACGAAGCCGATTATCAAACAAGGCAACGTTTAAACCCGCATACCCCATCCATTGTTCTTTATTTTCATAATCAGAGGTGTCAGGCGTTCCATAACTGCTATCAAGATCAGTCATGGCTTTTGAATAATATCCTCTTAAATCGACAGAAACTTGATCAACAAGTTTGATATTAACGCGGCCTGTCGCAGAACGGTTATGATATCCGTCATTTTCATGTCCCCCATAACGGGGACTGATGGCAGAGATACCTTTTGTATAAAAATTATTTCCAGCTAGTCGCCACGTAATTCGATCACTGCTACCCCCGACAGCGGCACGGGCATTAATCGTGCTGTGCGATCCCGTTTCCAGATCAACACTCCCCCCTAAAGGTTTGGTTGGCATGGCGGTAACGACATTAACGACGCCGCCAATGGCCTGACTGCCCCAAAGAATAGATTGAGAACCTCGTAACACTTCAATTCTTGAAGTATCACCTGTCATCAAAGTACCAAAATCATAGCCATTATTGGTGGAAGCCGCATCTGTCATACGGACACCGTCAATAACAAGCATAGTTTGACCTGATTCAGCGCCCCGAATGAAGACTGAAGTTGCCGTTCCATAACCCCCATTGCGGGTGACAGACACACCGGGCGTTCGGGCCAGAATATCCGAAATCGCCATGCCTTGGCTGTGATCTATGGCGGCCTTATCCAGAACAGTAACTTGTGAAGAAACCTGATCAGCTTTTTCAGGGCTTCGGGATGCGGTAACGACTAAGGCAGTTTGTGTGTTTTTAGCAATAGAGAGGGCATCAGCATCGGGATCAGAGGCATTATTCTCGATCTGCTTATGGGCTTTTGATTTTATATCTGAATTTTTAGGCATTTTGTGCGCCTGATGACGATTGTTATCACTTGTTTTTGCCAAGGCTGGCTGGAAAGTCGTCAAGGCTGTTGTTGTAAAAGCTAAGGTTGATAAAATAAATAATCGGGCCATGGTCCCCCCCTCTCTGTTGCGGTCGCAATCCGACAATCCTAAAGGCAATACCCTAAAGGATACGACGGATTACCGTCGTCCCTGCGAGGAGATTCCTCGTCCGATCAGAAAATCCCCTGTCTGATCGTGGAACGACTGCATTGGGTCGGTCTCCTGGCTCACGGCATTAAAAAAACCGCCTTCCCAAAAATATTCAGTGGCTTTTGGTTTTCTGTTAACCGTTTACAGTTGCAGGGGCAGCCAAGGCTTTTCACCTTATTCCCTTTTTTCTCCTCTCAAGGAGGAGAACCCAACGCAAACCGCCCTCGTAAACTGAATTAAAGGATCAGGTCAATCACTCTTATAATATTGCGCTATTTTCTACTAACAAGCGTCCTTTTTTCTCCGCTATAGAAAGAATTATGCGCTGTCCTCTCTCTTTTTTCTCATGGTCTATTTTAATCAGCCTGTTCATTTTGATAGAAAAACCTTTATGCGCCTTCAAGGAAGCCCCCCGCCCTGCGCGTATTGTTTCCTTAAATCTTTGTGCTGATGAATTATTGGTAGATTTGGCCGACAGGTCACAAATCGCTGCCTTGACCCGTTATGCGCGTAATCCTGAAATGTCATTAGTCACAAAAGAAGCGCAATCACTTCCTTTTACCTATGGAAGTGCTGAAGAATTAATACGCCTTAATCCCGATTTGATTATTACCAGTAGCTATAGCCACAGCGAATTTTTATCTCTGCTCAAAAAACGCCATGTTAAGATTATTGATCTTTCATTAGCCAATAGTTCTAATGAGATTATCCAACAAATCCGTTTGATTGCCGAGGCTATCGGTCATCCCGAACGGGGTGAAAAAATGATCAAGAAAATGAAATATGCGCTTAATCACTTACCTTCACCCGCAGGACATCGGCGCGTTGCGGCTTATTATCAACGACAAGGCTATTTGAGTGGGCCTGGCAGTTTAGTGGATGATATAATGACCAAGGCCGGTTTAAAAAATTTGGCCGCTTCTTTACACAAATCAGTGTTGTCACGTTTATCGCTTGAAGAAATAGTGCGGGCACAGCCTGATTTTTTGATCATGGAACAGAATGGCAAGGCGGTAACCGATCAGGGACGGGCTATGTTGCAACATCCTTTATTGAAGAAAGCTATTCCAGAATCTCGTCATCTCTATATTCCCGCCGCGCTCACGCTTTGTGGTAGTCCTGATTATCCAAGGGCTATTCAAATTTTAGACGAGCAAATGGAAACTTTTGATCATTCCCTGCGTTAGTTTTATTAATCTGTTTTTGTACAAGAGCAGATAACTTCGCCCGTAGGATAAATTTACCTTTGTCGAAGGTAAAATAAGGATATCCGGGCAAACTGATTTAAAAATTATCAGTTATCCTGCTTTTGCAAAGGCTTACAGGCTATCCTGTCGGCAGTTAGAGCCCCATATAGGGGTTTCCCTTACAATAGACAAAAGATGTGGAGAGTTAAGATGACTATCGACACTTTAGAAAAAACCAAGACCTCTAAGAAAACGGAATCTTTTGATAAGATAACCATCAGAGGGATTGATAAGCCAGCAACCCGCGTAGCGCTTGGAACTTGGGCAATCGGCGGCTGGATGTGGGGCGGCACGGATGACGACCTTTCGATCAGAACTATCCAACGTGCTATTGATCTTGGTATTAATACTATTGATACCGCCCCCGCTTATGGACGAGGTCATTCTGAAGAAATAGTCGGAAAAGCCATTAAGGGGAAACGCGATAAGCTTATTATT encodes:
- a CDS encoding ABC transporter permease, which translates into the protein MTYFRSLPLLLRCGITLFAAFFSVIFLNLLLNGTRAVIALHQRLAPPSLQHGFGTDALGRDIFQQVMLASGYSSLIALPAVALGLLLGVPIGLIAAVQKGWLSTCLMQSVDILFAFPALIAALLLQLLFGSGPLDALMAITLYAIPVFARVACSHGRTIATFDFITAARLSGQNRIAIAFDHILPNIKVALLTQASSQCAFAFIAEAGLAYIGIGIQPPIPSLGRMLAESQSLLTRAPWLVLWPGFMLFWIITACQMMGEGLVQYPVKGKR
- a CDS encoding TonB-dependent receptor plug domain-containing protein; this encodes MARLFILSTLAFTTTALTTFQPALAKTSDNNRHQAHKMPKNSDIKSKAHKQIENNASDPDADALSIAKNTQTALVVTASRSPEKADQVSSQVTVLDKAAIDHSQGMAISDILARTPGVSVTRNGGYGTATSVFIRGAESGQTMLVIDGVRMTDAASTNNGYDFGTLMTGDTSRIEVLRGSQSILWGSQAIGGVVNVVTAMPTKPLGGSVDLETGSHSTINARAAVGGSSDRITWRLAGNNFYTKGISAISPRYGGHENDGYHNRSATGRVNIKLVDQVSVDLRGYYSKAMTDLDSSYGTPDTSDYENKEQWMGYAGLNVALFDNRLRNRFGYSYTNTKRSDISPSYEPYNTQTFLGNGHTRRLEYQGSLALVKNWDLIFGYENEHSAMRSSSPAYGDTITKGSMDINSVYGQLKGKIIKGFSVDGGVRYDHRSQFGGNVLFSGGGVWAFNHDNTVFRAHYGQGFNAPSLYQLYSEYGDQNLKAEKSHGWDAGFEQRFFHKRLTLAADYFQRTSNNLIAYLSCPYFGDLPAICYTPNTTIPRYGYYANINRSVAHGVEVSASLDIKRITLSGNYTWTSAKDHSAGYDYGYQLPRRPKNTANGSADYHWKFGLVTGIAVRWASKSWDTVHGEYSLNPAINHGYTLYDLRAEMPVTKNLTLFGRVENLSNKYYETAYRYGTLGRTFYGGIRARL
- the dnaN gene encoding DNA polymerase III subunit beta; translated protein: MKATIERATLLKSLSHVQSVVERRNTIPILSNVLIEAAADGRVKLMATDLDLQVVETFSAEVEDAGETTVSAHMLFEIVRKLPDGTQIQLNASDGKMLIVAGRSRFNLATLPRDDFPVISESELPTHFALPTESLRQIIDKTRFAISVDETRYYLNGIFLHTLKNGESVMKAAATDGHRLACVTIPCPSGAEDMPDVIIPRKCVLELRKLLDECDDEVKISLSSSKICFDLGHAILTSKLIDGTFPDYSRVIPVANDKLLRVNPKALMQGVDRVATIASEKTRAVKMSLDQGRISLSVTSQENGMATEEVLGEYTSNSFEIGFNARYLLDILGQIENDMAEIHLADASAPTLIRDSDESPALYVLMPMRV
- a CDS encoding ABC transporter ATP-binding protein, producing the protein MTLLAIEDLSVRSGEHFLLKNIRFRIGRGEIVGLLGESGSGKSTLARSILRLLPQEVITTGVIRLGSTNLTTLSEKQMNGYRGHEIAFVGQDSLLFLDPLMTIGNHIVESLKATSKNTEKQSEHINEALAWVGLPTTMANLYPSNLSGGQRQRAALAIALASKPRLLIADEPTSALDALTEREIMAIFSRITEGRHTAILLISHNAAMVSHRADRIIVLKNGEIIEKKAARKWWSAPSHPYSQALIKADQALRIAPLITEKQAQSPLTVKRPLLEISHLCYQRDKKVVLDDINLKLFKGDRIALVGESGAGKSTLLKVILGILPILSGEIRVQDQAISFHSHKERIAFYRKVQAVFQDPASSLDPRWRIAKIIGEPLALYKERFSSEEKQNRISLALEALALPSTLQNDYPSTLSGGQQQRVAIARALINKPEILLLDEAFSALDTINRLAISKQLINLSEKNGMGCLLVTHDLTLARFFATRIMILHNGHVIENNTVETVFTAPAHYYTQKLIQAWRENYNI
- a CDS encoding ABC transporter substrate-binding protein; translation: MRCPLSFFSWSILISLFILIEKPLCAFKEAPRPARIVSLNLCADELLVDLADRSQIAALTRYARNPEMSLVTKEAQSLPFTYGSAEELIRLNPDLIITSSYSHSEFLSLLKKRHVKIIDLSLANSSNEIIQQIRLIAEAIGHPERGEKMIKKMKYALNHLPSPAGHRRVAAYYQRQGYLSGPGSLVDDIMTKAGLKNLAASLHKSVLSRLSLEEIVRAQPDFLIMEQNGKAVTDQGRAMLQHPLLKKAIPESRHLYIPAALTLCGSPDYPRAIQILDEQMETFDHSLR